TAAAATGGTTATACTTAGAATTTAATTTACTTTCAGCAAATTCCCCAAATGGCCCAAATAATTACACCAAATGGACAAATTCAACAGGTTCAAATTGCTAATTTGCCACAACTTCAAAGTTTACAggtgattataaaataaaacgatttatcatattataataaaatatatatttctatttaaacaTTATGGTGTTCCAGAGTCAACAGGTGACACAGGTGGCTCAGCAAGTTGCTCAGCAGCAGGCACAACAACAAACTCAACCACAAGTAGTACAATCTgtacaacagcaacagcagcaacaagcTGCACAAGCTCAAgtacaacagcaacaacagcaacaagtgCAGCAAGTTGTTCAACAGGTTatacaacaacagcagcagcagcaacaagttCAACAAGCGCAACAACAATCTTCTGCACCGTCATCAACTGTAGCAACTTGGAGTACAACTGTAACAACTCCAAGCAATGTTCAGGTAAAGAGCAGAATAAACAATCgatcaattattaaataaattgttgAATGTGggcttcgaatattcgaacatttatAGGTACTTGGAATTGGTGCACTTGGGAGACCAGTTGCGGCAAGTGGTAATGTAATCACTACAAAGGACGGGCAAAAAATTGATGTACAAACATTATCAGCTTTAGCGAGACCACCAGAGTCAGTTGAAGGTGATATAAAAGTAACCAGTATTGATGCCAGGCAATTAGCTAGTGGTCAAGTTATACATATTCCTGCGGCTCAATCAGCACAGCCTACTGTACAGCCCATCACGATTACAGGTATATTATATCAATGGTTGCACGCTTTTACGATATTATATCTCTTGAAAATAGATGCaagaatatttctattaattcgtatcttttttttttattttttcataaaagaaGTAGACTAATACGTGCATGTATATTTTATAGGAACACAAGCGCAACAGTTAACTCTAATTCCTGCATCCGCATTAGCAAATTTAACCGCTCAACAAGGCAATATGATGAGAGGCGTTGGTAGCGGGAGTATAATGCAGATTCAGCCTGCCGCCGGAATGAACGCGGCAAATGGTTTCCTTCAATCAATACCTGTGCAAAATATCCCAGGTCTGGGTAACGTGCAAGTCATACCTGCTAGCGCACTTCAGCCTGCCACTGTTCAGACTTTGCCTACTGCAGCAGCTACACCTATTGTAGCTGCTCCAACGGTGCAATTAGACTCTAACGATCCAACGAAATGGCAAATTCTGCAAACTCTTCAGGCAAACGGCACATTAACAACGCCCACTCCTACATCGCATCAGCATCAAATAACCACCGCAGCGTCCACAAATATGGATACAGACTCTAATAAGCAACACCGAAGAAGAGTTGCTTGCACGTGTCCAAATTGTGGCGATGGTGATAGGTGGGGAACGTTTTAGTAAGAAATTCCTTCATTCAGCGTTCTCATGAATAtactttataattaaatttctcgtaTAGGAATAGAGACTTGACTAGGAAGCGGCAACACGTTTGCCACATAGCTGGATGCAATAAAGTATATGGAAAAACAAGTCATCTACGAGCTCATTTGAGgtggcacaccggagaacggcCATTTGTTTGTAGTTGGatattttgtggtaagaaaTTCACTAGATCGGATGAGCTTCAGAGGCATCGTAGAACCCACACTGGAGAGAAAAGATTCCAATGTCCTGAGTGTACAAAAAAGTTCATGCGATCAGACCATTTAACAAAGCATATAAAGACACATACGAAGATTCGAAGTACGGTAAGAAAAGTTGTGGTCCGAATGGGACTAATTCCTCTAAAGCAAAGTTAGAAATACGAGAAAGGACTAATtgtggaatttattttaatcatttCCTTTATATTGTAGGAAGCAGCTACTTCCACGCAGGAAGGTTCTTCCGACAGTCAATCTTCCAcggaagaaaaaattattattgccctCCATAAAGATACGGAGCAATCTGATATCGTTATTACTGAGCAAATAGACGAAATAAAGACGCAACCAACGAATCATGtaacaaacgaataaaataaaatcattcGTGCCGCGTGGGTTCCTTTGTCTTTGAAGGTTTACATAAAACCgttgattaattaattaattggttggttggttgttaTGTTAACAACATCGATGAAAGATAAAATTTGTCAATAACCATAACTTTATATTGTTTAACGGTGGTTTGTAAAGATTATCGCAATTATTTTCTGCGATAAAGcaaagacgagagagagagaaagaaagaagaaactttttaCAGGGATTATCGTAATTCATAGTGCATATAATCTATTTTTgtattgaaaagaaattttgtaaatatgtatataatgtaTATTAATGTAAAAACTTTTGCACAAAATGAATTTTACACTTATAAACGGTTTTTGATATTACGATTCGTAGAAATGGTTGTCTTTCACCTTATTGTAGTGAAACTTACGGCACGTAGGGACAATAATATGTTACAAATCTTTTCAGGTATAACATTTAAATAGAATAATATAAAGAATAAACAGAAGAAAGGTAAGATTGTTTTACTTTTAGTTCGcgtaaaaaaaacattaaaaacttTTTTGAAACAGCCTTGTACCACCTACATGCGTATGTTATTGTATGTTAATTACATCGTTTATCAAAATGGCACTGTTTCATGAACTAACACGTGTTTCATACTTCTCGCGCCTTTTTCCACACATTTCCAACACAATGTGTAAATATTGGTTTTTATAGTTCAAGCAAGAGATTTTTCATATGCTATAAAAATAGTTTACACATTTCCAAATACTCGATTTCCTTCAGAAATCAACAGAATCATTTGTCATTTCATTAATCTTTCAATAAATCAAAAAGTAGAAGAATTAATGCATTATTTTTTACCGCCGaagttgaaatttaatttctgagGTGCTTAAATAACTGGCGgcaaaatatagaaaaagaaaaatactataataaaaaattcacattaatTACGTTAGGGATCTGatatttcaaaaatgaaatagtTCTGACATAGAAAATAATTCATTAGccgaattaattatttcaaacaatGTTGTTGCTATGGCGTTCAAGATTTAATGTCAAACGTTTGAAAACAGATAtatgtacgtttctccgatgGAATGCGAGGATACAGATCCAATTCTTATAACCAATTGCAAGACAGTTACAAGAGAAAAGTACCGTTCTCGTTTCACTGCACGATTTTAAGGCCTCCCAGGTGTGGTATGTATTCAGGTGCACTTGACGTATGCATGTTCGATCGGATGTGACTCGTCAATGCCATAAACAAACGACGGACTATTGTCGGGATGTGCATGAACACTGTCGTCCGTACGAGTACCGGGTCTGCGTCAACTTACACTTGCAAGTGTATTTGAAACGTTCGTtatcttcgaaaattttggaatGTCGTGGAATACGTTTATTCACAGTGAATTAAAAACGGACACAAAGTGCGGTAGTTTCAAAGACCATCCCGCCGTGGGAAGAGAATCTGCTTGTCAGTTTTAGGTAAATAATTTATGCAACTTATATTGTTTTCTCTATGTATCTATCAAAATCCTGAGACATTTTAATATAAACATAGAAGATCCGGTAGaacgtggaaattatttttgtgcTAACCTAATTGTAGCTTTTCTCTGTAGGAGGTCTAATCTTATCTTTTAAAATATACTTCAGCCATTATACCGTTTACCACCCACGATTCCAGTTAAAACTACTAAGATTGCATTGTGTTTTCTTAAATTAATCGATTAATTGTTTTTATTAGGAGCactaaatacttttgtaaaaacTTTGAACGAGAATGCCTGCaccacctcctccaccacctcctgtTTTCAATGCATCGAGTTCCAGTACTGGAGATCAGGATAGAACTTTACTTCTTCAATCGATTAGAGCTGGAAAAACCTTAAAGAAAACTGTGACTGTAGATAAGAGCCTGCCTGCAGTTAGTGGTATGTTATAAAGAATGTTTGTCACTTTATAACTTTGCATCGATAATATCTTTTTTCTAGGTAGAATAAAAGGAGAACCAGGAAATTCCTCTTCCTCTAATAACAGAGAAAATAATAGTTCTAATGTAGTAACCAGTGGCATTAATAATACAAGTAATGGAGGACCCATAGGATTAGGTGGATTATTCTCTAGTGGTATGCCAAAATTGAAGCCTATAGGAATTAGGCCATCTTCGAGTGAAAAGGACACCtgtaatgtaaataatacaaatttcactCAATCCACTACACCTAGTATAAAACGAGGTCCACCTCCAGTTCCACCACCAGCTTCACAAAAGCCACAAATGTTTGTTCAGGTATAGACATCAGAAGGTAgatattaaatacattttaaaataataatttacattctAGAAAGCTAACTCGACACAGGGACATAGCACTACAGATTCTGTGAGTTCCATTACTGAAGTGCCCAAGGGATTTGGGAAACCAACTCTTGCACCTAAGCCACCTACAACCCCATCAACTGCACTGCACAAGCCATCACCACCTCCTAAGAAATTAAACTTGACTACTGGAACAAGTGTATCGAGAGCACAAAGTATGCGGTTGCTTAGATCACCACCTGTGCTTGCACCGACCCCACCATCTCTTCATCAATCACAAGATTGCTTGAATGAAACTCAACCAAGGCCGACGAATAGAGTTCTTAGACCTCCAGTTGCGAAACCACCCTCTCCTCCTACTTCCCGAGTGAATAGCTCGACTACCATAGCAACAAGGgcagcaccaccaccaccttctAGAGTCACAGTTAGTGCTCCGTGTATACCGCCTCCACCTCCGCCACTTCCACATCGTCCTGCTCCCACTCATCAGAGACTGGctccaccgccgccgcctccaCCAACTCCTCCTACAAGGAGTTCCTCGATGCGCAATGGACAAAGTATGAACAGCTTAGACCTAGAGGTACGATTCGCGGACACGTTTCATTCTATTGCGAATTTTCCACCGCCGGAGCAGTTCAAAGGATTCGCAAAAGTCTACAGCAGCAGAAACGGTGAGAACGACGTGCTTGAACATCAATCGCATTCTTTCTTAAACTTTACTATTAGACGGTACACTTTTGAATTGTTTCTGTAAGTTTTATTTGGTATGAGAGAGTCCTGCATATTTgcaattctaaaaatataaaacaaggcTTATTCACTGCTTCTCATGTGATTTAACAGAGGATGAGTCACCATGCTAGAATCTTGCATGTTTTTCCTGCCTGAAGGATTAATCATTCTCACTCGATTTCATGCATGAATGACACAATTTGTTTTGTCTGTCAATTATGACATTGAAGTGTAAATTTGCATCGCACAAAGTGAAAATCAAAAATAAAGGTATACAACACTTGACACTTCTGACTgagtatattcaaatatttatataatggtGATTGTATACATAACAATGTTCCCTAATTCTTTGATAACTCAATCAATTTAATTGCTTACTTTGCTTTATCATGCACTGCAATACATCAAAAGATTAGGAGTGATAACCCTTTCAATGTTGAttacaataattttgtatttgttatgtgtatttgaaaagaattaaaaagagcataaaatttacaaaataatggtcgtatgtgaattttttgtgtaaatttatcATTTACTGGTCAAAATCAAAACCATTCATTTTTGTGGGTAATATTTTATAGAAAGCATTCTTATATAAGTCGAAAATATGACAGGAATACTAGTCGCAATATATTTCCAATATTTACATTCAAAGTCAAAGCTACACTAATGCTCTCTATAGTGTAAAAATATCTCGGATTCTTCCTTTATCATAGGTTGATATTGATGATATACTTTCTTAAAAGAACATAAACACGTTTTAAAACTTGGGTTGGGAAATGATGTGTTTATACTGTCACTGGCTCAAGAATTTAATACTCTAGAGTATTGATACGACGTATGGATTTAACGTTGAAAGGGTTAATGAAGTTCATATTTGGAACTACTGATATTAGATGCATACATAAATATCTAAGCTAAATCAGTCATTTTTGGGTATTGATATTAATCATTTGAGTTGTCTAATGTACTGATCTTCAAGATCCACCTGCATGCTATAGGACTCATAGTGATCGCTcgataatggtatgtgtaattgaaATGTACAATCCTCAAGAGGAAAGTAAtggaaatatttgaacattccAGCGGCAAAACAACAGGCTCCTGCACCACCTATGCAAACGTCTTCTATATCCAATACAATGGTACCATTAAATACGACATCTGGGGGTTAACTGTGGCAATATAATGCAATTTCTTTGGCacattaaacattttcaaataatctgttttatttattacgttacacgttagtttTAATAACTTTCTGAGCATTAATACAACGAAATGGAAGGTTAAATAAATGATGACTTCAAACAAAGAAAAGTACTGAAAAAGAAGtattaaaatgattaattattataaattatgaacattttatttgattaaaataaataaaatgttaattttaatttcattcattTTCTCGTTAATCATTGCTGTGGTACAAACAGCATTAAATTATAACACGTTGGTTTCTACAACCATgtatattgaaattaaaatctatACAAAATATTAGTATGGTTTTTCTAGATAATAATGAAAAACTGCAATAATAAATACGCGACTAAttaattatgtatatttatcaatGTAATCTTctaacaattttataaaaagaCAAAAtgttatatacttttatttataacaacgattttttattatttactaatGTACAATATTAAATATCAGAATTCTTTAGGTATAGTTATTGTATCTGGCAGTCAAACGATGTGATACTTTCCTAATCCTACTTGTCGTGAATTCATCAAGACTCAGTCTATCTCGTAGATTTTGTGTTGacaatgaaatatatattataaacaatAATTCTTAATGCACtcagttttatttaaaataggcAGTATAATGTTTTCGCGGTGGTCGATAAATATCTACATCGATGAACAAATCAAAAGGCACATTGTCCCAAAATGAAGAAGCAAACGTGTCTCAGTGaacgtttgtattttttttttttttttttcatttatttaaatcaaTGGAAATATTTATGTCGGTAACTTAATACGGGACAATGTAAAGTGACAGAACGATTAAATTAAAACGATCTTTACATTTCAAGTTCTCTTTCAACGATCTTACGGTATTCGTCAAATCCTCCCTCGATGCACCGAACGGAACCTTCTCCGCATACCCAGAGTTCAGTGCACACCATACGAATTAACCTTTCGTCGTGCGAAACTAATATTACACCAGCctgaaaaattattacaaataaatcgATACACCTGTCATAAATTTTATGATATGATTCaagaattaaaatttacttGGCAGGTATTCAATGCTTTTCCTAATGCTTCGATTGACTCAATATCAAGATGATTCGTGGGTTCATCAAGCACTAAAAAGTTGGGCATAGCAGCGCACATTAGCGCGAAGGCAACTCTAGACTTTTGTCCACCAGACAGAGAACTTATAGTTTGTAAGGCTAAATTACCACTTATTCCAAAACTTCCAAGCATTCTCCTATATTCCTCAATAGGTTTACCTGGAACATTGAACTAAACTTGTACTATGCTCACTTAGATATCACTGAAAGAACGTTCTTTGATTTTGTTCATACCTGGAAAGTGATTTTGTAACAACTCGACCGGACATACACGCATATCCAGTTGATCGACATGATGCTGACTAAAGTATCCAAACTTCAAATTTCGATGGACATGTACGGTACCCTTCGTTGGACTCAAAGTAccagttattatttttaaaagcgtTGTTTTACCTGCACCATTCTCTCCTACAATACAAATGCGAGATTGCAAGCTGCCGGTAAGATTTACTCCAGTGAATATCACATTATCACTTCCTCCAGTGTAACTGAAGGACACTTCATTGAGTTGCAATATTGGTGGGCTTAATTGTTCGACGTCTGGAAACCGAAGTGTTACTTCTCCCTCTTTTTCCATTGGTTTTAATTCTGGCCTAGTAAAGcgataacaatatttttaatgcGTTGTTCAAAACTTCATTTATTTGATGCCGTACTGACGATATCATGGTGATATTGTACTTACAGCTTCtccaacatttttattttactctgTACACTCGAAGCACGATTGGCATTGTATCGGAACCGATCAATAAACTCCTGCACGTGAGCTCTTTTTGCTTGTTGAGCTTCGTATTCTCTCTGCTGGTTCCTTTCGCGTTCTCCTTTGGTCTTCGCGAACTGTTCGTAATTACCACGATATGCCTCTATTTTTTGAGCTCGTAAGTATAATATATCCGTGGGAACCTGTTAATATACTAAGCATATTATTAAGTACTTCACAAACgatagatatttaaaaaaatagatttattttaatactATACCGTATCCAAAAAGTTTCGATCATGTGAAACTACAAGTAACGTGGTTGGCCaagattgtaaatatttttccaaccaaAGTATCGCTTTGATATCAAGCATATTTGTAGGTTCATCGAGTAACAGTAAATTCGGCCTAGAGAATAGCGCCCGCGCTAATGCAAGTCTCATCCGCCAACCACCGGAAAAAGATTTAGTTGGCCACGATTGTCTTACAACAGAAAACCCGAGTCCTGATAATATAGCACTTGCTCTAGCAGGTGCTTTATCTACTTCAGCTAATTGCATTGCTTCGTACACTCTGTGTAATTCTTCACCTAACGTATCTCCTGCTTTGCCACCATCTTTTTCTATTGTTGCTTGCAACTCTGCTTCTTTACTGAGTAACATACTTCGCTCTTGATCACACTCTAATACAGACTCAAGGGCAGAAGTATCATTGCCAGCAACTTCCTGTTCTACATGTAGCACTCTTATGTGAGAAGGTATTCTCAATTGTTTgctgtaataattataatataataatataacgtAAAAGTTATATTACAGATAGAATAAATAACATAAGAGATAAATAAAGTCTCATTAATATCTAGAAAACTGTTAGGAAAAGGTACATTTTAGTACCTAGATATCATTCTCAACAAAGTGGTTTTACCAAGTCCATTTCTGCCAATAAGGCCATAGCGTCTACCAAACGCAAGTGTTAAATCAGCTCCTTGCAATAAAATTCTATCTCCATACGCTACATCAAAATTCTCTATTTTAATATCTTGAGTTTTATTTACACCACCCTTGGTTTCCATTCTACTGTCTTTTTTACTTGTCATTTGACTTGCACTTGCTGCTTCTATACTATGATTTGTGGTATTAACACGTCCAGCTGACTCTGTGTTAACTCGTTTTTCCTGTTTCTGTTGTAACTTTGCCTCTGCTTTTTCCAATTTCTTAGCATCCactttctattaaataatgtaaatacaaTTATATAAGTAACAAGatattctttaaaattaatttaataataaaataaatgctTACCATGCCATCATCCCTTGTGGTGACCCATATACTTTTTATTTGTTCTACTTGAGCCTCCAAAGTAGCAGCCATAGTACCCAAATGAACAGGCGCATTTAACACTTTATTCACtccattttttttcctttcaacgCTTTCGTCGTTTGAACCGCCTTTCAACATTTCCAGTAACTTCACGCATATTTGTCTAATGTAAGAAATAGTTCCAGATTCGATATTTAGTTATAAAAGTATTGGCTGAACCACGACAACAATGAATTAAACGACATCGATACGATATAATCGATAATAACGTAAAAATGACAAGTGTGAACACGTTTACAGACCTAACCTCATTCTCTGGTTTCTCGGCGACCTCGTGCAATACTTCTCCTATCGCTTCGTACACTTCGTCGCCATCCTCGAAGTCATCTTTCGAACTGTCTAAAATACCTTTGCACAAAACAAATATCGCACATTCGATTTCAATGATACGAAGCAAAAAGTTTTATGATTTATAGGTTAGGTGTCTTCGAAATATACCTTCCACATATTGATACAAATCATCGTCTATTGTAGGAAATTGACTGCGAATATATTCCCCACAGACTGCCATGCCAGTTAACACGTTCAACGAGAATGTCGAAGAGAATTTGCTCCGAACGGTACACGAAAAGACACGCTTGACAGAACGGACGTCAAAATTCTCTCAGACACTGTGAACACATGTTTACCAGTGTGGCCAGATGAAGCATTGCGACTCACCCAGCGTCATATGAAGTTCCCCCACCACTACACACACTAAGTAGAAGCAGTGAATCTGTGAATTCGGCACTTCGGATAGTATCGGTCATTCGAGGAAGAAAGCGAGTGTAaagttttctttctcgttcctaAAAGATCTAAAGTCCAATTTGCGGACAGACAGTTTGACTGACTGATTAACTATGATTTAAGTTTGAAGACAGAACATTACTCCACGATTCATATAGCGCATGAAATTACTGTAATGAAGAAAaatgtcaacaaattttttttatgaaaaaacacATATTAAGACCTCCTGATCATGTTTTGCctgttaaaaaaaatgttgtgTTGAATGTTATTAACATGATTACATTAAAATGTTTGAatggatttcaatgaaattttatatttttgcttTAAGATCTGATTAGATTTTGGGTGTAATCCATCTatggataataataattacttctTGTAGCTTGTTGATTATTTCAATATATGCGCGTTGTTTTACAAATGAATAAAAAGTTTTAATTAAatcttaaagaaaattaaattatatataaaaatattaaataaatcgatTAAAATGAAGAGAAGACTTTAGTCATTCAAaaacattttgttgaaatataatCTGAACAGGAGAACTAATTATTGTAGAAATAGACTAATAATAATGGAAAACACGGGAAGACGGTAGTCCCTTCTATCcagagagaaatataaaaatataacataGCAACATAAGGTGTACCGAATCGTTTAAATGATATATAAAGAAACTCATTGAATAACAAAAAGCTTGTAAATATTTCAATCCATTTCGATTGATGTACTAAGGAACTATAGGAATGAACTAATGATACAATGATATTGTTTACTTTTCTGTCTAGATGGAAGACATCATCACCTTATTGTGGTTTCTATCGAGCGGTAACATGAacgttttttaataattattactttataAAACTCAGCTTTATAgaatttaaaatgtaaaattcaaatataaaatttttttgaaattcatttcgccgtttttaTGTAATCATATTAACAACATtcaaaacaaaattatattttaataggcAAAATGCGATGAGGAAGTTCTAAAATGTGTTTTTccgtaaaaaaatttgttttatagaatttttcttCATTACAATAATTTCTTACGCTATATGAATCTTGGGGCAATGTTCTGTCTCCAAACTTAAACCACGGTTAATGAGTCAGTCAAACTGTCTGTCCTCAAATTGGACTTTAGATCTTtcaagaacgagagagaaaacttCAACTCGCCTTCTTTCTCGAATCACCGATGCTGCTGAAATGCCGAGCTCACGGATGCACGGCTTCTGCATGTGTATAGTAGTGGGGGAACTTCAATATGGCGCTGGGTGAGTCGCGATACTTCATCTGACCACACTGATGTTTACGCCATTTTGGAACACAGTGCAGCTGTCGAGACGTTGGTCCAGATGGATTAATTGGAATTTAAACGAATTTTTGAAATGTACAATCTGTGTATGGTTTTGCGTACAATTTTGTTAAGATCACTCGTTCGCGTCAATATCTCATGAAATTTCTTTGCGATGCACGCGTTTTCGTTTTTGACCAGAAATTCAACGGCTAAGTAGCCATTTTGAAGCTGTCAAAAGCGATTCTTACTATTTGATTGTGTGCGCGGTACGTTCTTTCGTGTTCTGACATTTGGTGTTGAGTACCGTTCGACTTTTATATTGTGAGTCACTCGTCAGAGAACGAGTAAACATAATCGTAAATATTGAAAAGCTTTGAATCTAAACTTTAAATGTATAACGAGAAATCAACACCGTACCAAGGAAGAGATTACACAGAGAGCTAAAAGCACTGTGAATTTTTACGACACAGCATCAAGTTAATCTTTAACAATTCTTTTATAATACTGACGGGTTTGTTTAAGTTCCTTTTAATCGCTTTAAAAACAGAACATAGTTTCTAGTGCAGTTGTATTCAAAATAGAGAAAATGGCGACTGATATTCAAGAATCGGACACTGATTATCATGAAAGACCCGCTTCACCGAAAAGACAATGCACGCAATTTGTTAAGGTCAATGAATCATTTCGGGATACggtaattgtataatatatattataagtaTAAAGTATGTGCTAATAAACTATCtttcattcaatttttcaatttgtgtACATGTACTATTTAAAAAGTCTCTGCAGAATGATATTCAACTGGATTACCTATTCATAGGAAGAGAGTTCAAATGAGAAAGAAGACACTGCACAACATACAGATAATATTGAATATGATGATGCAGAAACATGTGAAATAGAAAAGTTGAGAATGTGGCAGGAATGTCAAGTGTCAAGCGGATATATGGATAATTTTATCAACAGAGTTTTAGAGCACCATATGAAGAAAACATCCCCCTTTGATAATTTCAGAGAATCTACTCTTCAAATGGTCAGAGTATGGAGTAACATGGACGAcagtgcagttctgatggcaaTTCGTAATCACGGTTTAGTTCCAATTGCAGAAATGGTTTCTTTGGATGAACATTGTTCCAGCCCATCTAATTATGTTCAAGGTGTTGGAAATTCTGTAGCTACTACATCTGCAGATTCTTTGAGACTAAATAATTCAACAGA
This window of the Ptiloglossa arizonensis isolate GNS036 chromosome 5, iyPtiAriz1_principal, whole genome shotgun sequence genome carries:
- the LOC143147266 gene encoding uncharacterized protein LOC143147266 — its product is MALEKMATDIQESDTDYHERPASPKRQCTQFVKVNESFRDTEESSNEKEDTAQHTDNIEYDDAETCEIEKLRMWQECQVSSGYMDNFINRVLEHHMKKTSPFDNFRESTLQMVRVWSNMDDSAVLMAIRNHGLVPIAEMVSLDEHCSSPSNYVQGVGNSVATTSADSLRLNNSTDMEGYNGFDSDLDRIDESDQQVTFLERAVAEAIKKKGLRALK